The Setaria viridis chromosome 6, Setaria_viridis_v4.0, whole genome shotgun sequence genome includes the window TGCATCAAGAACTGGGCTGCCATGTTTTTCGAAAAACTTGGGTAGTCTTTCTAGATTCAATCCGATgacccacccgaacccaccTAGTTTTCGGACTGCGGCGAGTTCCAGGTCCCTCGCTTTGCCCTAACCCCGAACCCTTACAACGAGGGCGATGAAGGAAGCTCCACGTCACTAGATCTGGAAGTCTTCGCTGTCTCCGCTGACGAACCTCCTCGTGATGGCAAAACCTCCTCCTTGGAGGAAGGGTGCAATGAGAGGAATCGAGATCGCGGCAGGCACCGCCAACAAGAATGAGTTGAGCCAGTCCGTCAGCCGCTTGCTGCCCTCATAGCGGCcggtgcaccacccatcccgcTGGCACCTAACGGTGGCAACAACGATGACCAAGGGGGAGCTGGAGGTCGACGCAGGCATCCCTTACGTGCCCGCAATCTGCAGGCCGACCTCGAACAGTCCGGACATGAcgtcttcaccacaccccaggccaacctaGGGGTTGTTTTTGTCAATCTGAAAAACCTTCCAGATTCAGAGCAACTGCAGCGGATCTGGGCATGACTTCATGTCGCTAACGCCTAAATCGAGGAAAAACCCTAGGCCCCAGCATGCTCAAGGAGCCAATCATCGCACTCTAGATCTTCATCTGCCCAGCACTCCCAAACCCGATCTAGTTAGAGTAGATCACGACCGCGAAAGGGGAAGCCGACTGGAGCCCattcaagaggaggaggtggaccagTCCCAGGGTGATGACCACCATCCTGATGATGATGACCACCGACCAGATAACCACCACCACGGCAACCGCCACTATGACGAACAAGGAGATGGCGAACGCCGCGGCCGGCCTGGTCAGCAACCTAATCGTGACCTCCACGATAACCTCCGCGACCGTCTCGACCTCCGTGGTGAGCTCAACAATCGTCACCGGGATCGGGATGAGTTAGAGCTCTGACGGCGCACCTAGTACGACCGCAACTTCAGTGCTTTGGGGGTCGGCAACCAACCAAACCACAACGTGGAGTAGGAGGCCCACAACCACCGGGAGGATGACCTACGCCGTTGCAACGACTACAACCATCGCTATGGCACCCCTAGCGACGCCCATAATCCACCATAGCATGACAACAGCGCACGCCCTAGGGCCCGCCAGTACAATACCGCCTCATGGAAGACAACGACAAGGACATCAACGGGTTTGCCGCGTTCACCTCCCCCCACCTCAGCTCAGGGTTGTCCAGTGGCCACCCACATTCAAGCCAGCCATCAACGAGAAGTACGATGGTCACTCCGACCCGACGATCTGGCTGAAGACGTACTACACCTCGGTCAAGGCTGCGAACAGCAGCTACAaccagatggccgcctacttccTGATGGTGATAGGAAGCACACCTCTCCTATGGCTCGAGAACCTCCCACGAGGTTGCATTGACACTTAGGGTTAGCTCGCCAGAGCCTTCACCCAAAACTATCAGGCTACTTACACCCGACTCGGAAACTCAAAAAACCTCAACCAAGTCTGCCAGCGGAAGAATGAAACTCTCCGCGAGCACGTCAACCGCTTCTTCGACAATCGCAACAGGATTACCAGCGTTGAGGACCACAACGTCATCTCGTACTTCCGCACTAGCctcaagaaccgctcgatgttCTGAACCATGTTCCAGGCTGCTCCCAAGATGGTTGGACACATGATGCAGATCATCAACCTTCACACCGACACGGATGAGGATGAGAATGTCCAATTCCAGGATGGCAAGAACCGCAACAATGACGAATATGAACTGCCGACCCATCAACACCACCAGCACCAACCCCGGTCGGAGCCCTCCTGACCTCGGAACAGGGTCCCTAAGGTCCTCACCGCCGAAGCCGACCCTGTGAGGTAGACAACCTTCCTCCAGGAGGAGTTCGACGATATGTTGAACATCCCGTGCCCCTTCCAAAAGGACGCACGCCACTATCTTTGGGAATGCAGgatcctcaagaaagagcttggCACCCCAGTGGAATACAAACAGCCTCACCGGAACGACTACTGCAAGGAAGACAACCGCCACCACGATGACCGCGATGACAATTGTAGAGAAGAGCACCGGGACCTACGCAACCCAATGCCAACCAGGGCACTGGCAACGACAACAGCAAGTTCCAGCGCACCGAGCGGGaggtgaacatcatcatcgGCGGCCCTAAAGTTTTTTGCAGCAACTGTAAGCACAAGTTGCAAAGGCGGGAAGTGCACTTCGTCTCCATCACACCAATCCAGTATCTACGCTGGTCagagatgcccataaccttctctaGGAAAAATCACTAGGTGCACCACCTGAACCCCGGGTCTTACCCGCTAGTAGTGTGCCCCACCATAGATAGAGTCCTCCTCTCCAAGGTGTTGatcgatggcggcagcggcctcaacatcatcttcaccgagaccCTGAAGTGAATGAACTTCAACTTTGAGCGGCTCCTTCCCTGCGAAGACCTGTTCTATGGCATAATACCTAGCAAAGGATCCAATCATATCGAGAGAGTCATCCTACCGGTCACGTTCGGCACCCCTGACAACTACTGCACCGAGCACCTCACCTTCAAGGTTGCCAACTTCAGGACCTCCCAACCATACCTatctcatcctcaagatgctaGCTCAAAACATCGTCCTCTCCGTTTACAGTGATGTTGAAACATCCTACAAGTGCGACACGGAAGCCGTGCAGCTTGCCGAGACCCTAGAGTACTTGGCCAATGCTACCATGATGCTCGCCGAGTCCAAGAAGGTGGACCAGAACCAGCTGACGATCCCAGAGGTGGACCCGACGCCCATGGCGCTGTGGCTTGACCCACAAGTCAAGAAGATCAGCCTCAACCTAGAAGACCCCTCCAAGACAACCCTCATCGGGGCCGGCCTcactcccaaataggaagacacgcTCACCAGCTTCCTCCGGGACAACTCGGAGATATTCGCGTTGAAACCATCTTATATGCCCAGTATCCCGcaggagctggctgagcactccttggagctGAGCAAGACACCAAGGCCGGTCAAGGAGAACCTTCGCTATTTCACTCAAGATCagaaggaggccattagggtaaaactaaataagctcttagctactggattcatccgtgaatgtaagcaccctagctggttagcaaatccagtccttgtaaagaagaaaattggtgaatggagaatgtctATCGACTATACTGATCTCAACAGACACTGCCCTAAAGACCCCTTCTCTCTTCCCCACATCGACCAAGTCGTGGACTCCACGGCTAGTCGCAccctgctatgcttcctcgattgctactctgACTATCACCAGATCACCCTCAACCCCGCCGACCAAGATAGGATCACGTTCATAATGCCCTatggcatctactgctacaacaccatgacctttgggttaaaaaacGGCGGCGCCACCTACCAGACGGCAATCCAGGGTTTCCTCAAGAAACAACTCGGCAACAAGTAGAGGCCTACATTGACGTTATAGTCGTCAAGACCAAAGACAAAGAAAACTTCATTGCTGACCTCGCACAAACCTTCGACAGCCTCCGGGCCtatcgatggaaactcaacctgGGCAAATGCATCTTTAGCGTCCCATCCGGAAAGCTCCttggcttcatggtcagccaatGTGGCATCAAAGCCAACCCCGTCAAAGTAGATGCCATCGGAACATGGCGCAGCCGGCCGGCAAAAAGGACGTCATGAAGCTCACaggcatgatggcggcccttAGATGTTTCATCAGCAAGCTCGGTGAAAAGGGActccccttcttcaagctgTTCAAGAAAGCGGACAAGTTCGAGTGGGATGATGAGGCCCACAAGGCCCTTGAGGAACTCAAAACATTCCTATCCACCCCTCCCGTCCTGATGGCCCTGGCTGACCAAGAAATATTGCAGCTATACATCTCCATGACAACACACGTTGTGAGTATGGTGCTAGTTGTAGAACATGAAGAATCTAGCCACGCCTACATGGTGCAAATGCCAGTGTATTACGTCAGCGAGGTCCTGAGTGATTCCAAGGCCTGCTACATGTAGGTCCAGAAATTGCTCTACGCAATCCTGATCACCTCCCGTAAGCAGCATCATTATTCCAAGCACACAAGATCCGAGTGGTCTCCTCCTACCTAATCGGTGAAATCCTGCACAACAGGGATGTCCACGACCGAGTCGTTCAAATGGTCCATGGAGCTCAGCCAATTCAACATCAACTTCTGCCCATGTCATgcgatcaagtcccagaccttgGCCAACTTTATTGCAGAATGGATAGAGATCCAAAAGCCACCCTCCCTGGAGAGGTCGGAACACTAGACGGTGTACTTTGACAGCACCCTCAACCTTGAAGGAGCTGGCGCGGGATGTCGTACATgcatctatgggtccaccatAAGGTTTAGACTATCCTACATATAAGGCTGGACACTAAGATGCATctaacatggagaccatggcgcaagACGGCGTAGTCTGCATGggaagataggaactagtcgaggattaggaaagtactcgtagTAATAAGAATAGAACTCCTCTAGTTGTATCCAACTAATATTCTTGTAATCAACTGACCaataaccctgcccccggcaatataaggtaaggtagggacctcctccaacacaattcaatccaaccaacgcacaggacgtagggtattacgcaatctagcagcccaaacctatctaaatcgtgtgtctgtatTTAGCTTTTAGTTCCTaatctcgatgagccccactaaccaaaacactacctcgggaaccccctcggtaggttgccaggtttaaacaccgacagctcccgcaccaggtaggggatcttgctgagaatccactggcgaactcgatggcacaagtcatcctCAAGCCAATCGTCACGTTCAAAATAGGCCTGACTTttgtctttggctcctgggtttgcatcgcagacgatGCTATAaatttccaccaccacattgcgTTGCCCTggaaaagaagcagcaaaccatgaagctctagcgccaagctttggaggatctcATTGAGAGTTTCgctgaattttcaatttctaacctagtcagaggctgggaggatgagtccgagttcaactcgacttcttTCGCTAGTCATATTGACTTTTACGAGCCAACACAaaagccatcgtgcgagtcgGACTACCACCCAAGTCGATTCACGTTCAGAATACGCAACGCGACCACTATTTATCAGGctgccctgtccagatcacaatccgatacagatatgatcgaggacctcgactactactcggatccagataaggagactcctttatcaggttcgcagcagggcctggtaatcacatcaacttctcaaggtagattcgtctactagcccaacatgaagccacccatTCTTGCCAAAGATGATGAttcgcgcctcatcgcctacctcgacactctcctgTACTAGGAGCTCCTCTGTTGCCCATCTATGAGGAAGGCGGCACCACGgcggtcatcacttcaagctcgggaagtCACTCTCCAAAGTGAGAACTCTTCGCCatcattactggacaagaggatgaagaagaagagcaacgggataGAAACTCACGACATGAGCGTCACTCGgatgacgtctcgcaggatgaactcacAGCCAACATTCTTGGAAACGAgattgaagctcaaagaactcgacgatgAGCGAGGAACGCCACAAGAgcagagcaccgccgccaccttgcaGTGGACCTACCAATCCGGAACTTGGATAATGcttttgaagcagttcaaacgtgTCACCATCATACTCCTCTGGCTACCATCGTGTCAATAGTGCTCATCACCCGCGCGATGCCTCAGAGCAAGTACACAAGACAGTTGGCTCAATTGGCAGAACTTGTATACaaacaactcgatcaacaaaatCTGATACAGTTAGTCCAACACTCCTCATCCCAGCGAAGTCAACATGGTAGCACCCATAGAGGCCCTCCGACAagaccaagtcaactcggaggcgccagaccaagACAAGCtagagctgaaggtagtcgggtAGGACCCTTGGGAGGCTGTGGCCACCATGAGGCTAACCTAGAGCTTGAATGCCTAGTAGAAGACCTCCGTAACAAGATCAACACCAACGGCTCACCCGAACC containing:
- the LOC140223229 gene encoding uncharacterized protein gives rise to the protein MAQPAGKKDVMKLTGMMAALRCFISKLGEKGLPFFKLFKKADKFEWDDEAHKALEELKTFLSTPPVLMALADQEILQLYISMTTHVVSMVLVVEHEESSHAYMVQMPVYYVSEVLSDSKACYM